A DNA window from Aggregicoccus sp. 17bor-14 contains the following coding sequences:
- a CDS encoding 2Fe-2S iron-sulfur cluster-binding protein, with product MLSDTLRLRVSRIESETEDIRTYELVPPPTARLPPFEAGAHLEVRVPGGPLRQYSLCNDPQETHRYVIAVQREHHGRGGSRAMHERVQVDDTLLTSLPRNQFPLVPAPFTLLVAGGIGITPLLAMAEQLARTGAPFALHYCTRSPARTAFRVRLSEPRFRGRVHLHHDGGDPARGLDVRALLAERPGGAHLYCCGPAPLMGAVRDAAEVGGWPQETVHFEAFTAEGTNVLTQRPGDGTFEVALKRSNRVLHVPPGMSILNVLRTHGVQVPSDCESGSCGTCLTGLLGGEPDHRDCFLEAGQRSRNILVCVSRARSRRLELDL from the coding sequence TCAGCCGCATCGAGTCGGAGACGGAGGACATCCGCACCTACGAGCTGGTGCCGCCTCCCACTGCACGCCTTCCGCCCTTCGAGGCCGGGGCGCACCTGGAGGTGCGCGTGCCCGGTGGCCCCTTGCGCCAGTACTCGCTGTGCAACGACCCGCAGGAGACGCACCGCTACGTCATCGCGGTGCAGCGCGAGCACCACGGCCGCGGCGGCTCGCGCGCGATGCACGAGCGGGTGCAGGTGGACGACACGCTGCTCACCAGCCTCCCGCGCAACCAGTTCCCGCTGGTGCCCGCGCCCTTCACGCTGCTGGTCGCGGGAGGCATCGGCATCACGCCGCTGCTCGCCATGGCGGAGCAGCTCGCGCGCACCGGCGCCCCCTTCGCGCTGCACTACTGCACGCGCAGCCCCGCGCGCACGGCCTTCCGCGTGCGCCTGAGCGAGCCGCGCTTCCGCGGCCGGGTGCACCTGCACCACGACGGCGGAGACCCTGCACGCGGGCTGGACGTGCGCGCGCTGCTCGCCGAGCGCCCCGGCGGCGCGCACCTGTACTGCTGCGGCCCCGCGCCGCTGATGGGCGCCGTGCGCGACGCGGCGGAGGTGGGCGGCTGGCCGCAGGAGACGGTGCACTTCGAGGCGTTCACGGCGGAGGGCACGAACGTGCTCACCCAGCGCCCCGGGGACGGCACCTTCGAGGTGGCGCTCAAGCGCAGCAACCGCGTGCTCCACGTGCCGCCGGGGATGAGCATCCTCAACGTGCTGCGCACCCACGGCGTGCAGGTGCCCAGCGACTGCGAGTCGGGCAGCTGCGGCACCTGCCTCACGGGGCTGCTGGGCGGCGAGCCGGACCACCGGGACTGCTTCCTGGAGGCAGGGCAACGTTCTCGCAACATCCTGGTGTGCGTGAGCCGGGCGCGCTCGCGCCGCCTGGAGCTGGACCTGTAG